The nucleotide window GATCCAGGCACTCGCCATGCTCATCGGTGCGCCGGTGCCGCTGATCATGTCCGCGCTGCTCGCGCTGATCGTGGCGTTTCCGCTTTCCATGTTCATCTTCACCCGCCAGCGCGTCGAAGCCACCGAAGCACTCGCCACATGGAGGGCCCAGCGCACCGCTCGCAAGGAATGGATCGAGCGGGAGCTCTCGGAGCGTTAGCTTGACGACGGCTCCTCCGCCCAGCCTT belongs to Corynebacterium glaucum and includes:
- a CDS encoding DUF4229 domain-containing protein, translated to MSEQISQTAAAPDVDPQARARANKAAAIYGLYRLLLFIGLTVLIQALAMLIGAPVPLIMSALLALIVAFPLSMFIFTRQRVEATEALATWRAQRTARKEWIERELSER